A region from the Paraurantiacibacter namhicola genome encodes:
- a CDS encoding MlaD family protein, with amino-acid sequence METRANHLWVGVVTLLLLAGLAAAIVWIVGWGAQDRKEYDIFFPQAVEGLATGSQVTFAGVPVGKVERMNLWEKDPQFVQVRISVQPNVPILQGTTATVLGSFTGVSTIQLDGARAGAPAIVAMGRDGVPEIRPKAGGIGAILAGAPQLLDSLTTLTDRLTNFLSPQNQRSLEGVLANADRTLGEVADSGPQMRETLAQLEATLAQAEGALAQFEGTLGSADNLLNQEGPALAAELRTTLASARQAAGELEKTLSEAQPAMQEFRTSTLPALEATMVDLRRTSSALRNLTEKADEQGIGGLVGSPPLPDYEP; translated from the coding sequence ATGGAAACACGGGCCAATCATCTCTGGGTCGGGGTCGTCACCCTGCTGCTGCTGGCGGGCCTCGCCGCGGCGATCGTCTGGATCGTCGGCTGGGGCGCGCAGGACCGAAAGGAATACGACATCTTCTTCCCGCAGGCCGTGGAAGGCCTTGCCACCGGCAGCCAAGTGACTTTCGCCGGCGTTCCCGTGGGCAAGGTGGAGCGGATGAACCTGTGGGAGAAGGACCCGCAATTCGTGCAGGTCCGCATCAGCGTGCAGCCGAACGTGCCGATCCTGCAAGGCACCACCGCCACCGTGCTGGGCAGTTTTACGGGCGTTTCCACCATACAGCTGGACGGCGCCCGAGCTGGAGCGCCCGCGATCGTGGCGATGGGCCGTGACGGAGTGCCGGAAATCCGGCCCAAGGCAGGCGGTATCGGCGCGATCCTGGCAGGCGCGCCGCAACTGCTGGACAGCCTGACGACACTGACGGACCGGCTGACGAATTTCCTCTCGCCGCAGAACCAGCGTTCGCTGGAAGGCGTGCTGGCCAACGCCGACCGCACGCTGGGCGAAGTGGCGGACAGCGGGCCGCAGATGCGCGAGACGCTGGCACAGCTGGAAGCGACGCTGGCGCAGGCCGAAGGCGCGCTGGCCCAGTTCGAAGGCACGCTGGGTTCGGCGGACAATCTGCTTAACCAGGAAGGCCCCGCGCTGGCGGCGGAGCTGCGCACCACGCTGGCCTCCGCACGGCAGGCCGCGGGCGAGCTGGAGAAGACGTTGAGCGAGGCGCAGCCCGCGATGCAGGAATTCCGCACTTCCACACTGCCTGCGCTGGAGGCGACCATGGTTGACCTGCGCCGCACCAGTTCCGCCCTGCGCAATCTGACCGAAAAGGCTGACGAGCAGGGTATCGGCGGCCTGGTCGGCTCCCCGCCGCTGCCGGATTACGAACCTTGA
- a CDS encoding ABC transporter ATP-binding protein: MHDRFVGEYPIRISGLTNRFGTQTVHDDLALDVRRGEILGVVGGSGTGKSVLMRSIIGLQRPQEGCIEVFGRDIIAAEPDEEIGVRSRWGVLFQGGALFSTLTVGENVMVPLKQFYPELSPELMREIARYKVQLSGLPEEAVNKYPSELSGGMKKRAGLARALALDPELLFLDEPTAGLDPIGAAKFDELTREMADTMGLTVFLITHDLDSLYAICDRVAVLADRQVIAVGTIPELLEMDHPWIQEYFNGPRSRAAMDSHSRANPRADAADTGIDSTRAGGA; encoded by the coding sequence ATGCACGACCGGTTCGTAGGGGAATACCCGATCCGGATTTCGGGCCTGACCAATCGCTTCGGAACGCAGACCGTGCATGACGACCTTGCGCTGGACGTGCGGCGGGGGGAAATCCTGGGCGTGGTGGGCGGATCGGGCACGGGCAAGTCCGTGCTGATGCGGAGCATCATCGGCCTTCAGCGTCCGCAGGAAGGCTGCATCGAGGTGTTCGGGCGCGACATCATCGCCGCCGAACCGGACGAGGAAATCGGCGTGCGCAGCCGCTGGGGCGTGCTGTTCCAGGGCGGTGCGCTGTTCTCCACCCTGACCGTGGGCGAGAACGTGATGGTCCCGCTCAAGCAGTTCTATCCCGAACTCTCGCCGGAACTGATGCGAGAGATTGCCCGCTACAAGGTGCAGCTCTCCGGCCTGCCGGAAGAGGCGGTGAACAAATATCCCAGCGAGCTGTCCGGCGGCATGAAGAAGCGCGCCGGCCTGGCCCGCGCGCTGGCGCTGGACCCGGAACTGCTGTTCCTGGACGAACCGACCGCCGGGCTCGACCCCATCGGCGCTGCCAAGTTCGATGAACTGACGCGCGAAATGGCGGACACGATGGGGCTGACGGTGTTCCTGATCACGCATGACCTGGATTCGCTTTACGCCATCTGCGACCGCGTGGCGGTGCTGGCGGACAGGCAGGTGATCGCAGTCGGCACGATCCCCGAACTGCTGGAAATGGACCACCCGTGGATCCAGGAGTATTTCAACGGACCGCGCAGCCGGGCCGCGATGGACAGCCATTCGCGGGCAAATCCACGGGCAGATGCGGCGGACACCGGCATAGACAGCACCCGGGCTGGCGGGGCATAG
- a CDS encoding ABC transporter permease: MRDWASYELQDGGNGGGNTLVLKGPMLVSTIGVLDPQLRQLDADVSRIDLSSVREIDTVGAWLVLRFCRRNDCAVEGASDEAKVLLEAIGETATDVDVKPPRDNLLVRVPEGVGETVMGFAKGAKQMVSFLGALLFAIGRMIRRPKRFPGKALVRQLELVGVSSLGIIGLMSFLIGIVVAQQGAAQLRQFGAEIYTINLTGRLVLRELGVLMTAIMVAGRSGSAFAAQIGTMQLTEEVDAMRTIGVSPTEKLIFPRVMAAVIMMPLLGFFSSVVAIVGGAFVADLTLGIPFLNFLQRIQEVVPPYDLWVGLIKAPVFGLIVAMTGCYQGMQVKGNAEDVGLRTTKAVVFGIFMVIVLDAFFAVFFTEIGWA, encoded by the coding sequence ATGCGGGACTGGGCCAGCTATGAATTGCAGGATGGCGGTAACGGGGGTGGCAATACGCTGGTCCTGAAGGGCCCCATGCTGGTGTCCACCATCGGCGTGCTGGACCCGCAATTGCGCCAGCTGGACGCGGATGTTTCGCGCATCGACCTCTCCTCCGTGCGGGAAATCGACACCGTCGGCGCGTGGCTGGTGCTGCGCTTCTGCCGCCGCAACGATTGCGCCGTGGAAGGGGCAAGCGACGAGGCCAAGGTCCTGCTGGAGGCGATCGGTGAAACCGCCACCGATGTCGATGTAAAGCCGCCTCGCGACAACCTCCTCGTCCGCGTCCCGGAAGGGGTGGGCGAAACGGTGATGGGCTTCGCCAAGGGCGCGAAGCAGATGGTCAGCTTCCTGGGCGCATTGCTGTTCGCCATCGGGCGGATGATCCGCCGGCCGAAGCGGTTTCCCGGCAAGGCGCTGGTCCGCCAGCTGGAACTGGTGGGCGTCAGCTCGCTGGGCATCATCGGGCTCATGAGCTTTCTGATCGGCATCGTGGTGGCGCAGCAGGGCGCTGCGCAGCTGCGGCAGTTCGGCGCGGAAATCTACACCATCAACCTGACAGGGCGGCTGGTGCTGCGCGAACTTGGCGTGCTGATGACGGCGATCATGGTGGCGGGCCGGTCCGGCTCCGCATTCGCCGCGCAGATCGGCACGATGCAGCTGACGGAGGAGGTGGACGCCATGCGCACCATCGGCGTCTCTCCCACCGAGAAGCTGATCTTCCCGCGTGTCATGGCAGCGGTGATCATGATGCCGCTGCTGGGCTTCTTCTCATCGGTCGTGGCCATCGTCGGCGGGGCCTTTGTGGCTGACCTGACGCTCGGCATACCCTTCCTGAACTTCCTGCAGCGCATCCAGGAAGTGGTCCCGCCCTACGATCTGTGGGTGGGCCTGATAAAGGCACCCGTCTTTGGCCTGATCGTGGCCATGACCGGCTGTTACCAGGGCATGCAGGTGAAGGGGAATGCCGAGGATGTCGGCCTTCGCACCACCAAGGCAGTGGTGTTCGGCATCTTCATGGTGATCGTGCTCGATGCTTTCTTCGCGGTCTTCTTCACGGAGATCGGCTGGGCATGA